Proteins from a genomic interval of Corynebacterium freiburgense:
- a CDS encoding winged helix-turn-helix domain-containing protein has product MTKFSLPEARRIALTAQGFLDPQPERVTRRHIHRVMDRVGVVQVDSVNVLARAHYLPFFSRLGGYDTTLLDDMRDERPWPLVESWAHMASLIPSSRWPLFEFRQAKAKPETWGRLGEVLRQHPDIIDTILAEYDQRGPLTSRECEAGLNIKETKRRDQWGWNWNSTKLTIEYLFRAGVLAPTGRNKQFERVFDLVERVIPDEAYAQLGTIPFTEAYIELVRTAAKALGVATRASLRDYFRMTAQETDPAIKYLLGTGELESVEVADHGEHFLWTAARRPRKAEVVTLVSPFDSLIWHRERTQQLFGMHYRIGIYTPKAQRTHGYYVLPFVFGDELVGRVDLKADRAAGTLRVQQLTWEPNAPRTAPSALDQTLKTMADWLGLSSVTFSS; this is encoded by the coding sequence GTGACTAAGTTTTCGTTGCCTGAGGCACGTAGGATTGCGCTTACAGCGCAAGGGTTTCTGGATCCACAACCTGAGCGAGTAACACGCAGGCATATTCACCGGGTGATGGACAGGGTTGGTGTGGTACAGGTTGATTCGGTGAATGTGCTGGCGCGCGCCCACTACCTGCCATTTTTCTCCCGCCTCGGCGGCTACGACACCACACTGCTCGACGATATGCGCGATGAACGCCCATGGCCGCTGGTCGAATCTTGGGCGCATATGGCGAGTCTAATCCCCTCATCACGGTGGCCACTATTTGAATTCCGGCAAGCAAAAGCCAAACCCGAAACCTGGGGTCGGCTTGGCGAGGTCCTACGACAACATCCTGACATCATTGACACAATCTTGGCTGAATACGACCAACGCGGACCACTAACTTCCCGCGAATGCGAGGCCGGATTAAACATTAAGGAAACTAAGCGCAGAGACCAATGGGGTTGGAACTGGAACTCCACCAAATTAACAATCGAATACCTATTTAGGGCGGGCGTTTTGGCCCCTACAGGGCGAAACAAGCAGTTTGAGCGTGTTTTTGACCTCGTCGAACGCGTCATCCCGGATGAAGCGTATGCTCAACTAGGTACTATCCCCTTCACCGAAGCATACATTGAGCTTGTGCGAACAGCGGCCAAGGCACTGGGCGTCGCTACGCGGGCAAGCCTGCGGGACTATTTCCGAATGACCGCCCAAGAAACAGACCCCGCGATCAAATATCTGCTTGGCACCGGAGAATTAGAATCCGTGGAAGTAGCGGATCACGGTGAGCATTTTCTGTGGACGGCGGCGCGCAGGCCACGGAAAGCGGAGGTCGTCACTCTCGTGAGCCCGTTCGATTCGTTGATTTGGCACCGCGAACGTACACAACAATTGTTTGGAATGCACTATCGAATTGGGATTTACACTCCAAAAGCGCAACGTACTCACGGTTACTACGTATTGCCATTTGTGTTCGGCGATGAACTCGTCGGCCGAGTAGACCTAAAAGCCGACCGCGCAGCTGGTACCCTGCGCGTCCAACAACTCACCTGGGAGCCCAACGCCCCACGGACAGCGCCATCAGCTTTAGATCAAACACTCAAAACCATGGCTGATTGGTTGGGTCTTAGTAGCGTCACTTTTTCATCGTAA
- a CDS encoding helix-turn-helix domain-containing protein, translating into METVGADVSVFTANRIPEMPKELRELLNAVLQAVKNEQSISISMLPKEVTTTTEAAMLDVSRPTVMKYIRNGRLSARKVGTHHRLKSVEVLALLEELKQQQRDAIFELMDFEDSLS; encoded by the coding sequence ATGGAAACTGTCGGAGCAGACGTTAGTGTCTTCACCGCCAATCGCATTCCAGAAATGCCAAAGGAATTGAGGGAACTACTCAACGCAGTACTTCAAGCGGTCAAAAATGAACAATCAATTTCTATATCTATGCTGCCGAAAGAAGTCACCACAACCACCGAAGCTGCGATGCTTGATGTCTCCAGGCCCACCGTAATGAAGTACATCCGAAATGGTCGATTATCTGCACGCAAGGTAGGAACCCACCATCGCCTAAAGTCCGTAGAAGTACTCGCGCTACTTGAAGAACTCAAACAACAACAGCGTGATGCAATCTTCGAACTTATGGATTTCGAGGACTCACTCAGCTAA
- a CDS encoding DUF4300 family protein, producing MVNVPSGLVYLGLSLSITLVLASCVQPATSPTTSATSITSVTSSSAVMPSALDGVLVSNLVDEASKTEVRTALLTAGVPAESADRFFAQVDLYNQTVTKDSLLPDGFHTYSDDYPLDKLSNLWNTRFPEFIGTNCRINTFLLAEDLVTTSPQQSDADTSLLFMDEDAIAHSPNPLLSESEKEAFTQIFGRIKTTSEHNANQHIADIKRYFHDLGITFTNPDIKIVSVFIHDTLDKPAHLFIGHIGLAVPHENGIMFIEKLAFDKPYQALKFRDYNQLNDYLRSLYDDGPDQEYSQPIIFSNHEVLSTP from the coding sequence ATGGTCAATGTGCCTAGTGGTTTGGTTTATCTTGGGCTTTCCCTGAGCATCACACTGGTGTTGGCAAGCTGCGTGCAACCAGCTACTTCCCCTACGACATCAGCAACATCGATCACTTCAGTTACTTCAAGCAGTGCCGTTATGCCGTCCGCGCTAGACGGGGTTTTGGTGTCCAATCTGGTGGATGAGGCTAGCAAAACTGAGGTTCGTACGGCACTGCTCACCGCGGGCGTTCCTGCTGAAAGTGCCGATCGATTTTTCGCCCAGGTTGATTTGTATAACCAGACTGTCACTAAGGATTCATTATTACCAGATGGTTTCCACACGTATTCTGATGACTATCCCCTAGATAAACTTTCAAATTTGTGGAATACACGTTTCCCAGAGTTTATTGGCACAAATTGCCGCATTAATACTTTTTTACTCGCCGAGGATCTTGTTACCACTAGTCCGCAACAATCGGATGCGGATACTTCCCTATTGTTTATGGATGAAGATGCCATCGCGCACTCCCCCAATCCTTTACTTAGCGAATCTGAAAAAGAAGCTTTTACACAAATCTTCGGGCGGATTAAAACCACCAGTGAGCATAATGCAAACCAGCATATTGCCGATATTAAACGCTATTTCCATGACCTAGGAATTACGTTTACTAATCCAGACATTAAAATAGTAAGCGTTTTTATTCACGATACCCTAGACAAACCCGCACATTTATTCATTGGCCATATTGGGCTTGCTGTCCCGCACGAAAACGGCATTATGTTTATTGAAAAGCTCGCGTTCGACAAACCATACCAGGCACTAAAATTCCGCGACTATAACCAGCTCAATGACTACCTGCGTTCCCTTTACGACGACGGCCCTGACCAGGAATATTCCCAACCCATCATATTTAGCAATCACGAAGTATTGTCTACGCCCTAG